The DNA region TCATGCCCGCGGACGAACGCGCGCGGGTGCTGGAAGAGTGGAACCGCACGACGGACTTCCCGGCCGAATCCTGCATCCACACGCGGTTCGAGCGGCAGGCGGCGCGCACGCCCGGCGCCGTGGCGGTGACGTTTCAGGCGGAGAGCCTGACCTACGCGGAGCTGAATGCGCGGGCCAACCGGCTGGCGCACCGCCTCCGCACGCTGGGCGTGGGGCCCGACGTGCGCGTGGCGCTGTGCATGGAGCGCGGCGTGGAGATGGTGATCGCCCTTCTCGCGGTGCTCAAGGCGGGCGGCGCCTACGTGCCGCTGGACCCGGACTATCCCGCGGAGCGCCTGGCGTACATGCTGGCCGACAGCGCGCCGGCGGCCGTGCTCACCCAGCATTCGCTGCACGCCCTGGTGGGCGGCGTGGACGTGCCGGTGCTGCTGCTGGACGCGGCTGCCCCGAAGTGGGCGCACGCCCCCGCGACGGACCCGGAGCCCGGCGCGCTGACGCCGGACGGCGTGGCGTACGTCATCTACACCTCCGGCTCCACCGGCCGGCCCAAGGGCGTGCTGGTGCCGCACCGCAACGTGGCCCGGCTGTTTTCCGCCACGGATGCCTGGTTCGGCTTCGGCGATTCGGACGTGTGGACGCTGTTCCACTCCATTGCGTTCGACTTTTCCGTGTGGGAAATCTGGGGCGCGCTCCTGTTCGGCGGCCGTCTCGTAGTGGTCCCCGGAGACACGGCGCGCAACCCGGAGGCGTTCCACCAGCTGGTGTGCGACCAGGGCGTGACGGTGCTGAACCAGACGCCCAGCGCCTTTTACCCGTTCATGGCGGCGCACGCGGCAAGCGGCCGCGGGCACCGGCTGCGGTACGTGGTCTTTGGAGGCGAAGCGCTGGACGTGCCCCGGCTGCGCCCGTGGTTTGACGCCTGCGGCGATGCGTCGCCGCGGCTGGTGAACATGTACGGAATCACCGAAACGACCGTGCACGTCACCTGGCGACCGCTCTCGCGGGCGGACGCGGACCGCGCGGGGGCCAGCCCCATCGGCGAGCGCATTCCGGACCTGCGGGCCTATCTGCTGGACCGGGCGGGCGAGCCCGTGCCCGTCGGCGTGGCGGGTGAGCTGTACGTGGGCGGCGCCGGGGTGGCGCGCGGCTACCTGGGCCGCCCGGAGCTGACGGCCGAGCGGTTCGTTCCCGATCCGTTCGGCGGCCGGCCGGGGGAGCGGCTGTACCGCACGGGCGACCTGGGGCGGCGGCGGCCGGACGGCACGCTGGAGTACCTGGGCCGGACCGACCACCAGGTAAAGGTGCGCGGCTTCCGCATCGAACTGGGCGAGATCGAGTCGCGGCTGGCGGAGCACCCCGGGGTGCGCGAGGCCGTGGTGCTGGCTCGCCAGGACGCACCGGGAGACACGCGCCTGGTGGCGTACTGGGTGGGCGCGGTGGAGGAGGCGGAGGTGCTGCGCGCGCACCTCGCCGAAACGCTGCCGGCGTACATGGTGCCGGCGGCGTACGTGCGGATGGAGGGGTGGCCGCTCACCTCCAACGGCAAGCTGGACCGCCGCGCCCTTCCGGCCCCCGAGGGCGATGCCTTCGCGCGGGGCGGGTACGAGGCGCCGGTGGGAGAAGTGGAGACGGCGCTGGCGGAGGTGTGGGCGGAGGTGCTGGGCGTGGAGCGGGTGGGCCGCGGCGACGGCTTCTTTGAGCTGGGCGGGCACTCGCTGCTGGCCGTTACGCTCATCGCGCGGATGCGGGGGCGGGGGATGCACGCCGACGTGCGCACCGTCTTTACCGCGCCCACGCTGGCCGCGCTGGCCGCCGCCGTGGCGGGCGAGCACGGCGAGGTGCAGGTGCCGCCCAACCGGATCCCCGCGGGCAGCCCCGTCATCACGCCGGAGATGCTGCCCCTCGTTGCGCTGGACCAGGCGGCCATCGACGGCATCGTGGCGGACGTGCCGGGCGGCGCGGCCAACGTGCAGGACATCTATCCCCTGGCCCCGCTGCAGGAAGGCTTCCTCTTCCACCACCTGGCCACCACGGAAGGTGATCCCTACCTCCTGCTGGGCAACGTGGGCACCTTTCCCACGCGGGAGCGGCTGGACGCCTACCTGCGGGCGCTGGGCGCGGTGATCGCGCGGCACGACGTTCTGCGCACGGCGATCGTGTGGGAGAACGTTCCGGAGCCCGTGCAGGTGGTGTGGCGCCACGCGCCGCTCGCGGTGGAGGAGGTGGTGCCGGACCCCGCGGAGGGCGACGTGGCCGGGCAGCTGCACCGGCGGCTGGACCCGCTGCACCACCGCATGGACATCCGCCGGGCGCCGCTGATGCGGGCGTGCATCGCGCCCGACGCGGACGGGCGCTGGCTGCTCCTGCTGCTGCGCCACCACCTCACCATCGACCACACCGCGTTCGACCTGCTGCGCGAGGAGATTCACGCGCACCTCAACGGCCGCGGGGACTCGCTTCCCGCGCCGCTGCCCTTTCGCAACTTCGTGGCGCAGGCCCGCCTGGGGGTGAGCCAGGAGGAGCACCGGGCGTTCTTTACCGAGATGCTGTCCGACGTGGACGAGCCGACGGCTCCGTTCGGGCTGCTGGACGCGCGGGGCGACGGGTCCGGCATGCAGCAGGCGCGGATACGGGTGGATCCGCCGCTGGCCGCACGGCTGCGGGAGCGCGCGCGGGCGCTGGGGGTGAGCGCGGCCACGCTGTGCCACGTGGCCTGGGCGCAGGTGCTGGGGCGCGCGTCGGGGCGCGGCGACGTGGTGTTCGGAACCGTGCTGTTCGGCCGGATGCAGGGCGGCGAGGGGTCGGAGCGGGTGATCGGGCCGTTCATCAACACCCTCCCCATCCGCGTTCGCCTGGAGGACGCGGGGGTGGAGGCCAGCGTGCGGCAGACGCACGCGCTGCTCGTCAGGCTGCTGCGCCACGAGCACGCCTCGCTGGCGCTGGCCCAGCGGTGCAGCGGGGTGGAAGCGCCGGCCCCGCTGTTCACCGCGCTGCTGAACTACCGCCACAGCGTGCAGTCGGCCGCGCCTCCCCCGCGCGCCGGAACGACGGGCCAACCCGGGGAGCGGACCAACTATCCGCTGATGATGTCGGTGGACGACCTGGGCGAGGCGATGGCGCTCACGGCGCAGGCCCCGGTGTCGGTGCAGCCGCTGCGCGTGTGCGAGATGATGCACGCCGCCCTGGAGTCGCTGGTGGGAGCGCTGGAAACCGCGCCGGGGACCGTGCCGGGCCGTCTGGGCGTGCTGCCCCCGGACGAGCGCCAGCGGGTGCTGCGGGAGTTCAACGACACGCGGCGCGAGTACCCCCGCGAGGCGTGCGTCCACGAGCTGTTTCAGGGGCAGGCCGCGCGCACGCCCGGCGCGGTGGCGGTCGTGTACGAAGGGGAAAGCCTGACGTACGCGGAGTTGAACGCGCGGGCCAACCGGCTGGCGCACCACCTGCGCTCGCTGGGCGTGGGACCGGACGTGCGGGTGGGGATCTGCGTGGAGCGCAGCGTGGAGATGGTGGTGGGGCTGCTGGGCATTCTCAAGGCCGGCGGCGCCTACGTTCCGCTCGATGCCAGCTACCCGGTGGAGCGCCTGCGCCACATGGTGGAGGACAGCGCCCCGGCCGTCCTGCTCACGCACCCGCCGCAGGCCGCCACCGCCGCCGCGCTGTCCGCGGGGTCCGCCATCCCGGTGCTGGATCTGGCGGATGACGGGGCGTGGGCGCACCGGCCGGAGACGGATCCCGGGCGCGAAGGAACCGGGCCGGGGAGCCTGGCGCACGTCCTGTTCACCTCCGGCTCCACCGGGCGCCCCAAGGGCGTCATGCTGGAGCACGGCAGCCTGGTGAACCGCCTGCAGTGGATGCAGGACCGGTACGGAATGACGCCGGACGAGGCGGTGCTGCAGAAGACGCCGTTCTCCTTCGACGTGTCGTTCTGGGAGTTCTTCTGGCCGCTGATGGTGGGCGCGCGGCTGGTGATGGCGCGCCCCGGCGGGCACCGCGACCCGTCGTACCTGGTGGAGACGATCCGCCGCGAAGAGATTACCGTGGCGCACTTCGTCCCCTCCATGCTGCAGCTGTTTCTGGAGCACGCGGAGGCGGAAACGTGCACCGGCCTGCTCCGCGTCCCGGTGAGCGGCGAGGCCGTGTCGGCGGCGCTGGTGCGGCAGTTCCACGAGCGGCTGCCGGGCGTGGGGCTGTACAACCAGTACGGGCCCACGGAGTCCGGCGAGGTGACCGAGTGGGCGTGCGACCCCGCCGCGGAGCGCGTTTCCATCGGCCGGGCCATTCACAATGCGGCGGTCTACGTTCTGGACCGGGATGGAGAGCCGGTGCCGGTGGGGGTGGCCGGCGAGCTGTTCATCGGCGGGGTGGCGGTGGCGCGTGGGTACCTGGGCCGCCCGCGATTGACGGCGGAGCGGTTCATCCCCGATCCGTTCGGCGAGCCGGGGGCGCGGCTGTACCGCACCGGCGACCTGTGCCGGTGGCTTTCCGACGGGACGGTGGAGTACCTGGGGCGCACCGACTTCCAGGTCAAGGTGCGCGGATTCCGCGTGGAGCTGGGGGAGATCGAGGCGGGGCTGGCCTCGCACCCCGGCGTGCGCGAGGCGGTGGCGCTGGCGCTGGATGACGGGGCCGGCGGAAAGCGGCTGGTGGCGTATTTCGTGGGCGAGGCGCTGGAAGGCGAGGCGCTGCGCACACACCTGTCCCGCCAGCTGCCGGACTACATGGTGCCTGCGGCGTTCGTGCGGATGGATGCGTTCCCCGTCACTCCCAACGGCAAGCTGGACCGCCGTGCGCTCCCCGCTCCCGAGGGCGTCGCGTTCGCGGCGGGGACGTACGAGGCGCCGGTGGGAGAGACGGAGCAGGCGCTGGCCGCCATCTGGGCGGAGGTGCTGGGCGTGGCGCGGGTGGGCCGCGGGGACAACTTCTTTGCCCTGGGCGGGCATTCGCTGCTGGCCGTGCGGGCGATCGGGCGGATGCGGCAGGCGCTGGGGGTGGAGATCCCTCTGACGCACGTCTTCTCCTATCCCACGGTGGAATCGCTGGCGGCGCGACTTGCGGCGCCGGAGGCTCCCGTGGTGGAGGGCCGGGCCATCGCCGTCCGCGCGGCGGGCTCGGAGCCCCCGCTCTTTCTGGCGTACACGGGCGCGGGGTCCATCGCCTATGCGCAGAAGCTGCACCCCCATCTGGGCGGCGAGGTGCCGGTGTACGCGCTTCCGGCCCCGCCCCTGTCCGATGCGCAGCCGCGGACGGTGCAGGAGATGGCCGCGCGCCTGGTGCGCATGATCCGCGAGGTGCAGCCCGCGGGTCCGTATCGCGTGGGCGGATGGTCGTTCGGCGGCGTGCTGGCGTACGAGGTTGCCGCGCAGTTCATCGCGCGGGGCGAGACGGTGGAGTTCGTGGGGATGCTGGATACGTATCCTCCCGCGTACTTCCGCGCGGCGCCGCCCATGTACGCGGTGGACGCAGACGGGCTGGGAGAGCCGGTGGAGGAGCCGTCGGCGGAGGCGTCGGCGGAGGCGGCCGGCCCGGTGGACGGCGGCGGGGACGCGGGGCTGGAGGCGTACGTGGCGCGGCTTCAGGCGGAGGGCAAGCTGCCCGCCCACGTGACGGTGCCGCAGTTCCGGGAGATGCGGAACCGCGGGCGGGTGAACGACCAGGCGGTGCGGGGATACGATCCCCAGCCGATCCCCGTGGTGGTCTACCACTACTCCGCGCAGGAGAGCCCGATGGTGGAGGAGCCGTCGCGCGGCTGGCGGGACCTGCTCCCCGAGCATCTGCTTCAGGTGACGCCGGTGCCGGGAACGCACCAGACCATGATGGATCCGGTCAACTCGGCCGTGCTGGGGCAGGCGCTGGCGCGGGGCCTGGAGCGCTCGCGGGCGGCCCGGGTGGAGGCGCCCGCGTGACGCGGGGCAGGGAGCCGCGCCGGCTCGCCTGAACCCGGTCCCGCCCACGCAGAGTCAGCAGAGTCGTTTCTCTGCTGACTCTGCTGTCTCTGGCCAAAGAACATCGGCCCGCTGTTTTCTCGGCCGACCGTCCGCGCGAGGCCACGGGAATCTGTGGATGACGTGCGATGTCTCGGGCGCCGCTCTCCCGTGCGCATCCACACCTCGTCGGGCGACGGGCTTCTACAGATCGCGATCGTGATGATGAGGGCGGCCAGGCACCGCATCCACCTGATCGCGATCCCTGAAAGTCTGCGTCGACGGAAAGGCGTGCGATCGAGGGCGGATCGGACCCGCGCGGCGGCGTCCGCATCAGCCCATCGCGCGCACGGGGCTGGGAAAGGACGATCGCGCGCCGCGGGATCGGCATCATCCCCCACGGCCCTTAGGCGCCACGCTGGAGCAGATGCAGGATGCCGCGCCGAAGAAGCCTTTGCGGCGTGTCCGGCCATGCGTCCGGCCGAAAGGTGCGCGCCGGGTACGCGGTGTCCGGGGCGGGCGGAGGATCGTCCGGCGGCGGGGCGGGGAATCGCGGCGTCCCGGATTGGCCCCTTCGCGCGCGCGGGGGGCGCGCCGGTTGAAGGAAAGTTTTCCGCCGGTTATAATGGGGTTTCCAAATCCATCCCTCCCCTCCCTCGCCGTGGGTCGTCATCCCGATGCCGAGCCGCCGGTTGGCCGCGCCGGAGTGCCGGGGCGGGCGCACCGCGCACTGGGCCGACGGCGGTCTCCGGAGGGCGGGCGCGAGGGGCGTGAAGGCGTGCGCTTCGTCTGCTGACATTTCACGCGGGATCTGCACGGGCGATGCGCGCCGCCCGCCACGCCGCCGTCGCCTACCCGCGAGCCCGGCGTCCGGATACGCGGCCGCCCACGGCGGCCGGGCCGGCGCGCGGGCAGCGGGTCTTTCCATTCGTCCGGGATGTGTGCCGTCTGATGGACCGAGTCGCTACGCCGCCGGCTGATCTGCTTTCCTACCGAACCGCCTCATGAGCAACGACCTGTCGCGCGCGCGCAACCTGTCCCCCGAAGAAAAGCGGGCGCTCCTGGAATCCCTGCTCCGCAAGGAGCCCGCGGGGTCCCGGGTCGCGCCGCTTTCCTTTTCGCAGCAGCGCCTGTGGTTTCTGGAGGCGCTGGAGGACATGGGCGGCACGTACCACATCCCCATGCGGCTGTACCTGCGGGGGACGCTGGACGTGGCCGCCCTGCGCCGCGCGCTGGACCGGATCGTGGCCCGGCACGAAGTGCTGCGCACGACGTTCGGCGAGGTGGATGGAAAGCCGGTGCAGCGCATTTCCGCTCCCGCCCGCTTCGCCCTCGCCGAGCACGACGTGCGCGCCGCCCCGGATCCCCGCGCCGCGCTGGACGCCCTGGTGCGCCAGGACGCGGAAGCGCGCTTCGACCTGGCGGCGGGCCCGCTCATCCGCGGCGCCCTGGTGCGCGTGGCCGATGACGAGCACGCGCTGCTCATCACCGTGCATCACATCGTCTCCGACGGCTGGTCCATGGGCGTGTTCGGCGGCGAGCTGAGCGCGCTGTACGAGGCCTTCAGCACGGGCGCGGCGGACCCGCTTCCCGCGCTCCCCACGCAGTACGCGGACTACGCGGCGTGGCAGCGCCGCCGGGTGGAGGGCGAACTGCTGGAGCGGCAGGCCGGCTTCTGGGAGCGCACGCTGGCGGGCGCGCCGGAGCTGCTGGAGCTTCCGGCGGACCATCCCCGCCCGGCGCGGCAGGACTACGCGGGCGGCGCTGTTCCGCTCGAGCTGGACGCGGAGCTGAGCGCGGCGCTCAGGGCGCTGTCGCGGCGCAACGGCACCACGCTGTTCATGACGCTGCTGGCCGGGTGGGCCATCGTCCTCAGCCGTCT from Longimicrobium terrae includes:
- a CDS encoding amino acid adenylation domain-containing protein, which codes for MDEWNRTDAELPPEWSIHGLFEAQAARTPDAPAVIFAGQQLTFAELDRRANQLAHHLRGLGIGAEDRVALCMERSLDLLPAFFGIMKAGAAYVPLEPTHPADRLAYTLEDSGARMLLTQSWLADGLPEARPDTLFVDQMADVLAAEPAERPESGAGPESLAYVYYTSGSTGRPKGVLMHHIGPVNYFAWAREEYLSNGGSGAPVFSSMSVDLTLANFVPLFAGQPIELLPEGPGVEALAEVIRGRPGYAMIKITPTHLSLLNQVLSPEDAAGSGATLVIGADNLLAEPTLFWREHAPGVRLLNEYGPTETVVGCSIYEIPADRPAEGRIPIGRPIQNLTHYVLDARMQPVAVGVVGELYIGGIGVGRGYLRRPGLTAEKFVPDPFAAQPGARFYRTGDRARWLPEGELEFLGRIDFQVKVRGYRIELGEIEERLREHPGVHHAAVLIREDTPGDTRIVAYWTGDGADVESLRAHLGERLPAYMVPAAYVRLDELPLGRTGKLDRKALPAPEGDAFARHGYEAPAGQTEEALAEIWAEVLGVERVGRWDHFFELGGHSLLAVRVISRVRQALGVEIALGEVFARPVLSDFARGLETSARADLPPIEPADRQGPLPLSFAQQRLWFLEQLGNLGSTYHVRVRRRFSGELDREALGRALDRIVARHEALRTTFTQVGDVPEQRIAPADAGFPLADHDLAGRPDADIALRRMLADESAEAFDLQRGPLIRGRLIRLAADDHLLLITMHHIVSDGWSSDVLTRELDALYAAFRAGEPDPLPPLAVQYADYAVWQRRWVAGEVLQAQADYWTRTLAGAPELLELPTDQPRPAQRDPAGAQFGMQLDGALTAGIRTLARRHGTTPYMVVLAGWAAVLARLSGQDDVVIGTPTANRGQREIEGLIGFFVNTLALRMDLSGAPTVAELLARVKERTLEAQRHQDIPFEQVVERVDPARSLSHTPLFQVLFAWQNASADAASPSGAAPSGPAAASTPPGAAAQVTAKFDLSLSFIERDERITAGVEYAASLFERATVERWTGYLRRVLEEMVADEHQPVTRLALMPADERARVLEEWNRTTDFPAESCIHTRFERQAARTPGAVAVTFQAESLTYAELNARANRLAHRLRTLGVGPDVRVALCMERGVEMVIALLAVLKAGGAYVPLDPDYPAERLAYMLADSAPAAVLTQHSLHALVGGVDVPVLLLDAAAPKWAHAPATDPEPGALTPDGVAYVIYTSGSTGRPKGVLVPHRNVARLFSATDAWFGFGDSDVWTLFHSIAFDFSVWEIWGALLFGGRLVVVPGDTARNPEAFHQLVCDQGVTVLNQTPSAFYPFMAAHAASGRGHRLRYVVFGGEALDVPRLRPWFDACGDASPRLVNMYGITETTVHVTWRPLSRADADRAGASPIGERIPDLRAYLLDRAGEPVPVGVAGELYVGGAGVARGYLGRPELTAERFVPDPFGGRPGERLYRTGDLGRRRPDGTLEYLGRTDHQVKVRGFRIELGEIESRLAEHPGVREAVVLARQDAPGDTRLVAYWVGAVEEAEVLRAHLAETLPAYMVPAAYVRMEGWPLTSNGKLDRRALPAPEGDAFARGGYEAPVGEVETALAEVWAEVLGVERVGRGDGFFELGGHSLLAVTLIARMRGRGMHADVRTVFTAPTLAALAAAVAGEHGEVQVPPNRIPAGSPVITPEMLPLVALDQAAIDGIVADVPGGAANVQDIYPLAPLQEGFLFHHLATTEGDPYLLLGNVGTFPTRERLDAYLRALGAVIARHDVLRTAIVWENVPEPVQVVWRHAPLAVEEVVPDPAEGDVAGQLHRRLDPLHHRMDIRRAPLMRACIAPDADGRWLLLLLRHHLTIDHTAFDLLREEIHAHLNGRGDSLPAPLPFRNFVAQARLGVSQEEHRAFFTEMLSDVDEPTAPFGLLDARGDGSGMQQARIRVDPPLAARLRERARALGVSAATLCHVAWAQVLGRASGRGDVVFGTVLFGRMQGGEGSERVIGPFINTLPIRVRLEDAGVEASVRQTHALLVRLLRHEHASLALAQRCSGVEAPAPLFTALLNYRHSVQSAAPPPRAGTTGQPGERTNYPLMMSVDDLGEAMALTAQAPVSVQPLRVCEMMHAALESLVGALETAPGTVPGRLGVLPPDERQRVLREFNDTRREYPREACVHELFQGQAARTPGAVAVVYEGESLTYAELNARANRLAHHLRSLGVGPDVRVGICVERSVEMVVGLLGILKAGGAYVPLDASYPVERLRHMVEDSAPAVLLTHPPQAATAAALSAGSAIPVLDLADDGAWAHRPETDPGREGTGPGSLAHVLFTSGSTGRPKGVMLEHGSLVNRLQWMQDRYGMTPDEAVLQKTPFSFDVSFWEFFWPLMVGARLVMARPGGHRDPSYLVETIRREEITVAHFVPSMLQLFLEHAEAETCTGLLRVPVSGEAVSAALVRQFHERLPGVGLYNQYGPTESGEVTEWACDPAAERVSIGRAIHNAAVYVLDRDGEPVPVGVAGELFIGGVAVARGYLGRPRLTAERFIPDPFGEPGARLYRTGDLCRWLSDGTVEYLGRTDFQVKVRGFRVELGEIEAGLASHPGVREAVALALDDGAGGKRLVAYFVGEALEGEALRTHLSRQLPDYMVPAAFVRMDAFPVTPNGKLDRRALPAPEGVAFAAGTYEAPVGETEQALAAIWAEVLGVARVGRGDNFFALGGHSLLAVRAIGRMRQALGVEIPLTHVFSYPTVESLAARLAAPEAPVVEGRAIAVRAAGSEPPLFLAYTGAGSIAYAQKLHPHLGGEVPVYALPAPPLSDAQPRTVQEMAARLVRMIREVQPAGPYRVGGWSFGGVLAYEVAAQFIARGETVEFVGMLDTYPPAYFRAAPPMYAVDADGLGEPVEEPSAEASAEAAGPVDGGGDAGLEAYVARLQAEGKLPAHVTVPQFREMRNRGRVNDQAVRGYDPQPIPVVVYHYSAQESPMVEEPSRGWRDLLPEHLLQVTPVPGTHQTMMDPVNSAVLGQALARGLERSRAARVEAPA